The Burkholderiaceae bacterium genome contains a region encoding:
- a CDS encoding GTP cyclohydrolase I encodes MSRILPATPLHAASADEGTPVSVKIRERIRAAGQRFNANDNIAEFIQPGELERLLDEVEGRMQAVLDSLVIDTERDHNTDKTARRVAKMYLNEVFHGRYTPAPTITEFPNAEHLNELMIVGPITVRSACSHHLCPIIGKLWIGVMPNEHTNVIGLSKYARLAEWIMGRPQIQEEAVVQLADLIQHKTKPDGLALVMQASHFCMAWRGVKDMDSKMMNSVMRGVFLKDANLRREFLSLIPREA; translated from the coding sequence ATGAGCCGCATTCTCCCCGCCACCCCCTTGCACGCCGCGTCCGCCGACGAGGGAACCCCCGTCTCGGTCAAGATTCGCGAGCGCATCCGCGCGGCCGGCCAGCGTTTCAACGCCAACGACAACATCGCCGAGTTCATCCAGCCCGGCGAGCTCGAGCGCCTGCTCGACGAGGTCGAAGGCAGGATGCAGGCGGTGCTCGACAGCCTGGTGATCGACACCGAGCGCGACCACAACACCGACAAGACCGCCCGCCGCGTGGCCAAGATGTACCTCAACGAGGTGTTCCACGGCCGCTACACGCCCGCGCCCACGATCACCGAGTTTCCCAACGCCGAGCACCTCAACGAGCTGATGATCGTCGGCCCCATCACCGTGCGCTCGGCCTGCAGCCACCACCTGTGCCCCATCATCGGCAAGCTGTGGATCGGCGTGATGCCCAACGAGCACACCAACGTCATCGGCCTGTCCAAGTACGCGCGCCTGGCCGAGTGGATCATGGGCCGCCCGCAGATCCAGGAAGAGGCCGTGGTGCAGCTGGCCGACCTGATCCAGCACAAGACCAAGCCCGACGGCCTGGCGCTGGTCATGCAGGCCTCGCACTTCTGCATGGCCTGGCGCGGCGTCAAGGACATGGACAGCAAGATGATGAACTCCGTCATGCGCGGCGTGTTCCTGAAGGACGCCAACCTGCGGCGCGAATTCTTGTCCCTCATTCCCCGGGAAGCCTGA
- a CDS encoding BLUF domain-containing protein → MLVRLLYASRAVDNTQPAVQAILESARRHNQDSGVTGILVYGGGVFMQAIEGGRQAVSDLYGTISRDARHKDVVLLHYEEIVERRFGGWTMGLVDVSRVNASVLLKYSERAELDPYAVSGKVSMALLDELMATASILCHT, encoded by the coding sequence ATGCTGGTACGCCTGCTTTACGCCAGCCGCGCGGTGGACAACACCCAGCCGGCCGTGCAAGCCATTCTCGAATCGGCCCGGCGCCACAACCAGGACAGCGGCGTGACCGGCATCCTGGTGTATGGCGGCGGCGTGTTCATGCAGGCCATCGAGGGCGGCCGCCAGGCGGTGAGCGACCTGTACGGCACCATCTCGCGCGACGCGCGCCACAAGGACGTGGTGCTGCTGCACTACGAGGAAATCGTCGAGCGCCGTTTCGGCGGCTGGACCATGGGCCTGGTGGACGTCAGCCGCGTCAACGCCAGCGTGCTGCTCAAATACTCCGAGCGCGCCGAGCTCGACCCCTACGCCGTCTCCGGCAAGGTGTCGATGGCCTTGCTCGACGAGCTGATGGCCACGGCCAGCATCCTGTGCCATACCTGA
- a CDS encoding EamA family transporter encodes MSAQALALVLLAGLIHAGWNIMAKKTGGDARFAFFTSVWMFIVWAPLGLWLGWGAVPAWGAAEWAVVGVSAVLHVVYFVTLLRGYRAADLTVVYPLARGTGPLLSSIGAVLLLGEAVTLPGVLGVLGVVLGVVLIAGGARLWRPAASSAARVQLHRGLTYGLLTGVWIAAYTVVDGYAVKVLVLSPILVDYVGNAGRVLLLAPVAWRDRAATARLWRAQWRGALVVGLFSPVAYVLVLYAVQQAPLSHVAPAREVSMLFAALIGGRLLGEGDRVVRVAGALLIGAGVVLLALG; translated from the coding sequence ATGTCGGCGCAGGCGCTGGCCCTGGTGCTGCTGGCCGGCCTGATCCATGCCGGCTGGAACATCATGGCCAAGAAAACGGGCGGCGACGCCCGTTTTGCCTTCTTCACCTCGGTGTGGATGTTCATCGTCTGGGCGCCGTTGGGCCTGTGGCTGGGCTGGGGCGCCGTGCCGGCCTGGGGCGCGGCCGAATGGGCCGTGGTGGGCGTCAGCGCCGTGCTGCACGTGGTGTATTTCGTCACCCTGCTGCGCGGCTACCGCGCCGCCGACCTGACGGTGGTGTACCCGCTGGCGCGCGGCACCGGGCCGCTGCTGTCGTCCATCGGCGCGGTGCTGCTGCTGGGCGAGGCCGTCACCCTGCCTGGCGTGCTGGGGGTGCTGGGCGTGGTGCTGGGGGTGGTCTTGATCGCGGGGGGCGCGCGGCTGTGGCGCCCCGCCGCTTCGTCCGCAGCACGGGTGCAACTGCACCGCGGCCTGACTTACGGCCTGCTTACCGGCGTGTGGATTGCCGCCTACACCGTGGTGGACGGCTACGCGGTGAAGGTGCTGGTGCTTTCGCCCATCCTGGTGGATTACGTGGGCAATGCCGGGCGCGTGCTGCTGCTGGCGCCCGTGGCCTGGCGCGACCGCGCCGCCACCGCGCGGCTGTGGCGCGCGCAGTGGCGCGGCGCTTTGGTCGTGGGCCTGTTCAGCCCCGTGGCCTATGTGCTGGTGCTCTACGCCGTGCAGCAGGCGCCGCTGTCGCACGTGGCGCCGGCGCGCGAGGTGTCGATGCTGTTTGCCGCCCTGATCGGCGGGCGCCTGCTGGGCGAGGGCGACCGCGTGGTGCGCGTGGCGGGGGCGCTGCTGATCGGCGCGGGCGTGGTGTTGCTGGCGCTGGGTTGA
- a CDS encoding SulP family inorganic anion transporter has translation MSLPPGLTRRLPFLRWPRPTRALLRGEALAGLTVGLMVIPQGVAYAQLAGMPLITGIYASLLPALVAVLFSASARLSVGPVALTSLLIYAGLAPLAQPGSPEWVDLAVWLALLSGALQAALGLARFGWLLNLVNSPVLTAFTQAAAVLIVSSQLPALLGLAGGWTGLLAQPAINPAAAAFGLASLALLWLARRWRPAFPSILVIVLIAAGVSWLTGFEATGGKVIGALPSGLPSLYIPTWPGWQALGQLVLPTLVVTLISFLETASSAKVDNQRKGERWDQDQDLIGQGLAKIASGLSGAFATSSSFSRSALNLYAGAQTGWATVFSVAVVLLALLLFTPTLRHVPQAVLAAIVVVAVVGLIRPREFVRLWRISRVEGVIAALTFAITIAAAPRLYWGVLAGVLMALSHYLYRNLHPRIIEVGLHPDGTLRDRHLWQLPPLAPHTLALRMDAALDFASAGAFERCVVEYLSEHPGTRQVCLLAQPINHIDATGAEVFARVLALLEQRGVRLLVSGLKLPADQVLRAAGALVPSPLLQLWRTDAEALAALQQPAGAVAQCS, from the coding sequence ATGTCCCTGCCCCCCGGCCTGACCCGTCGCCTGCCCTTTCTGCGCTGGCCGCGCCCGACCCGGGCCTTGTTGCGGGGCGAGGCCCTGGCCGGCCTGACGGTGGGGCTGATGGTGATCCCGCAAGGCGTGGCCTATGCGCAGCTGGCCGGCATGCCGCTGATCACGGGCATCTACGCCTCGCTGCTGCCGGCGCTGGTGGCGGTGCTGTTCTCGGCCTCGGCGCGGCTGTCGGTGGGACCGGTGGCCCTGACCAGCCTGCTGATCTACGCCGGCCTGGCGCCGCTGGCGCAGCCGGGCAGCCCCGAGTGGGTGGACCTGGCGGTGTGGCTGGCGCTGCTGTCGGGCGCGCTGCAGGCGGCGCTGGGCCTGGCGCGCTTCGGCTGGCTGCTCAACCTGGTCAACTCGCCCGTGCTGACGGCCTTCACGCAGGCGGCGGCGGTGCTGATCGTCAGCTCGCAGCTGCCGGCGCTGCTGGGCTTGGCCGGCGGCTGGACGGGCCTGCTGGCGCAGCCGGCCATCAACCCCGCGGCGGCGGCCTTCGGACTGGCGTCGCTGGCGCTGCTGTGGCTGGCGCGGCGCTGGCGCCCGGCCTTTCCCAGCATCCTGGTGATCGTGCTGATCGCCGCCGGCGTGAGCTGGCTGACCGGCTTCGAGGCCACGGGCGGCAAGGTGATCGGCGCGCTGCCCTCGGGCCTGCCCTCGCTGTACATCCCCACCTGGCCGGGCTGGCAGGCGCTGGGGCAGCTGGTGCTGCCCACGCTGGTGGTCACCCTGATCAGCTTTCTGGAGACCGCCTCCAGCGCCAAGGTGGACAACCAGCGCAAGGGCGAGCGCTGGGACCAGGACCAGGACCTGATCGGCCAGGGCCTGGCCAAGATCGCCTCGGGCCTGTCGGGCGCGTTTGCCACCAGCTCGTCGTTCTCGCGCTCGGCGCTCAACCTGTACGCCGGTGCGCAGACCGGCTGGGCCACGGTCTTCTCGGTGGCGGTGGTGCTGCTGGCGCTGCTGCTGTTCACGCCGACGCTGCGCCACGTGCCGCAGGCGGTGCTGGCGGCCATCGTGGTGGTGGCCGTGGTGGGGCTGATCCGGCCGCGCGAGTTCGTGCGCCTGTGGCGCATCTCGCGCGTGGAGGGCGTGATCGCCGCGCTGACGTTTGCCATCACCATCGCCGCCGCGCCGCGGCTGTACTGGGGCGTGCTGGCCGGCGTGCTGATGGCGCTGTCGCACTACCTGTACCGCAACCTGCACCCGCGCATCATCGAGGTGGGCCTGCACCCCGACGGCACCCTGCGCGACCGCCACCTGTGGCAGTTGCCGCCGCTGGCGCCGCACACGCTGGCCCTGCGCATGGACGCGGCGCTGGACTTTGCCAGCGCCGGCGCCTTCGAACGCTGCGTGGTGGAGTACCTGAGCGAGCACCCCGGCACCCGCCAGGTCTGCCTGCTGGCGCAGCCCATCAACCACATCGACGCCACCGGCGCCGAGGTGTTTGCCCGCGTGCTGGCCTTGCTGGAGCAGCGCGGCGTGCGCCTGCTGGTCAGCGGCCTGAAGCTGCCGGCCGACCAGGTACTGCGCGCCGCCGGCGCCCTGGTGCCCTCGCCGCTGCTGCAGCTGTGGCGCACCGACGCCGAGGCGCTGGCCGCGCTGCAGCAGCCCGCCGGCGCAGTCGCCCAATGCTCATAA
- a CDS encoding DUF4124 domain-containing protein: MIPIPTSRWLPGALATLVALALGLPLAAAAQAYKCVDAASGRTLYTDQPCKGGATVVPRPTDEQLRLDAERAQQARERGLQEREQAVQREQDRLDAARAAEAQRPPPVPPSESAACRVAREEASFRAASVTASEEQIRTARANAALACGQPAPPEIVVAPPPRWRPHPWPDRPPPVRPRPVASQPSYAPGTEPLPMR; encoded by the coding sequence ATGATACCCATCCCCACCTCGCGCTGGCTGCCGGGCGCGCTCGCCACTCTTGTCGCCCTGGCGCTGGGCCTGCCCTTGGCCGCCGCCGCCCAGGCCTACAAATGCGTGGACGCGGCCAGCGGGCGCACGCTCTACACCGACCAGCCCTGCAAGGGCGGCGCCACCGTGGTGCCCAGGCCCACCGACGAGCAGCTGCGCCTGGACGCCGAGCGTGCGCAGCAGGCGCGCGAGCGCGGCCTGCAGGAGCGCGAGCAGGCTGTGCAGCGCGAGCAGGACCGGCTGGACGCGGCGCGAGCCGCCGAGGCGCAGCGCCCGCCGCCCGTGCCACCGTCCGAGTCGGCGGCCTGCCGCGTGGCGCGCGAGGAGGCGAGCTTTCGCGCCGCCAGCGTGACGGCCAGCGAGGAGCAGATCCGCACCGCCCGCGCCAACGCCGCGCTGGCCTGCGGGCAGCCCGCGCCGCCCGAGATCGTGGTGGCGCCACCGCCGCGCTGGCGCCCGCACCCCTGGCCCGACCGGCCGCCGCCCGTGCGGCCGCGCCCGGTGGCCTCGCAGCCCAGCTACGCGCCGGGCACCGAGCCGCTGCCGATGCGTTGA